ACggagcggggcgcggcgggcgcgcAGCCCGGGACGCTGCCCGCGCCGCTCGGCgggaggggacagtgggacacCGGTGGCTCTGTATCAAGCCGAGGGCTTTCTTAAAAGGACGAGGGGGTTTAAGGTCCTCTTCCAACTTTCCGCTGAAGCCACCGCTGCGGGGTGACAGGGGTTGCCtcggccctgccctgccccgggTGCGCAGTCCTGGATGCTCTGCTTACCCTGTGGTCCCTGGGCTCCAGGAAACCTGTGGCGCGGTCAGTGCTTAGCCCTTGAGCTGAAGCAGCTCACGTTAGACTGAAAAGGACTGGGCTTGTCTTTTAATCTCTCTCGTTAATCAGCCCTTGTAACTCTATCTTCCCCTCCCAGCTACCTTTACTGAAGTTCCCAAAGATGTGACTGTTAGGGAGGGAGATGATATTGAGATGCCTTGTGCTTTCCGAGCCAGCGGATCCACCTCTTACTCCTTGGAAATCCAGTGGTGGTACCTTAAAGAACCAGCCAGAGAACTTGCACACGAATTAGCCATCAGTGTCCCCGGCAGCAGGAGCAAGGTAATACATTGCTATGGAGATATATATCCTCATCAAATGCAACGTGCCTAGGTAGTGATCAGAATAAACTCAGCATTCCCAGAGTGCTTCCTCTGCCCAGTGCCAGCCACCAGTAGGAAGCATCAGAGTGCCCAGGCTCTCCAAGGAATGCAGGAGTACAGGGCATGCACCATGAGGGGCTTCACATCAGGAAAAACATCAGTGCTTTAAGGACTGTAAACAGAAAATGATAAATGTCCCACTGCAAAATCAGCAGTGAGGTCCCAAGAAAGGCAGTGACAATAGCTGTAGTATGAAGTGTAGACAAGCAAAAACCAGTGCTTCTGTGGATTGAGCCGGGTGTCCCTGTAAAAGGTGGGAGAACGTCTGCTCACTGATAGTGCAGAAAAAGGCATGAGAGATACACCTCTCTGTTGGTACATTAACGTGGCATCAGTGTGCATCTACAAACACATATTTACTTGTACATCTACATACTTGTGTCCATATGAAGCTCAGCAAGACGTTTTCAGTCAGATGTAACAACTAAAATGCATAAAGCAGAGTTAAGTCTTGCAtgccttttcccctccccctagGAAGCTGCTTGGTGTAAGGGTAGGCTTTAGTCTAAATTTTTCAGCTTCATTTCCCCAGTATAAGCCAGTCATTCTACAGCCCCCCCCAGAGCAAAGACAACTTGCAGGTGCCAAACAGGGCTGTACAAGGAGTGGGCTAAAGCCGGACTGAGGCTGTGCTGCCCTACTGTGCAGGACATGTCATCCTCTCCAGGCCCCATCCTCTGCGCCAGCAGGGTGGCCCACGGCAGCCTCTGTGCCAGTGCCAGCTCCCCTCTCTGTGGCACGCTTGTTTTCCTGCAGAGCTCAAATAGAGATGCAAAGCATACAGACACTGAGCTAATGTGATGCCGCCTAGCTGGGGAAAGTGTAAGTCAGTTGTCAGACTGGGAAATAAATCGCTTGGATTTAAATGTCTTCTTTAACCTTATATAAAAACTGTGAGCTGCTTTTACAATAAATGATGACAGAGCAAGCCTGGAGAATGATGACCGTCTCCCCAAGAGGCGTATCAGTGAGGTCTGAGGCATCACTTAAGTTTACAGTGGTTGGCTGGAGACAAAAACATAACCAAATATGAAACGTGCTGCGTGATACCTGCTCCCAGGGTGTTTCAGGACTGAAGCTCTGCCCTGAGCCATGCAGGATCCAGCTTGCCCAAGCCCttcactgctgtgctgctggtaaAGCATCTTCCCCAGTGTTTGTCAGTgactgggagcagcagagcatgCAACAAGCATTTCTTTGGCTGCTGTTCACACCCTTGGGGAAGGCAGCACTTCTGTGGGGCACCATGGGAACTTTACCAAAACAGTCCCCCCGGCTGAGCACTGGTTTGCTGCCTGCCCCATCACCTGGGGAATTCCCCTGAGCCGCACCGGCTGTGTGAATGGCAAGTGGAGAAAGTTGCATCTAACCATGTTCTGTCCTTCCACTGGGGTGGGAATATTAACATTCTGTTGATGTGGTGGCAGTGCTGAGTCTAATTgccctttttttctgttcttttaggTAGCAAATAAGGATGCAACCAAAATCAGCGTAAGTGCAGCTCGAGATGGGTGCACACCCCTCCTCCCATGCTCGTGGGATTTACAGCATGCCCCCCTCATTTCCTGACACACGAATGCAGCTGGTCTCACTGGCAGCCGCGCTCCTGCAGCACGGCGGGAGTGTGGCACGTTTCCCCTCCTCAGTGTGCCGTGGCTCAAGACGTTGTTACCATCTGTTGCTGGTTTTGCGATCACATCTCATTCCTTGCAAATCCAGAGGAGGTGACGCTTGCCTTACAGCCCTTCCTTAGCCACGTTGGGAAAGGACTGTGGGCCAAATCAGAAGAgaatctcccttttttttcccagtcttcTGCAACCCCCAGTTGCCTGAGGCGACCCCCTTCTCTGGCCGTCCTGCAGGAAACACGCCCCTGTCCTTTGATGCGGCCCCGCtgccgctgcccctgcccctctccGCGGTGCTGAGGACACAGGGCAGCTCCTTGGCCGCGGAGGGGGGAAACACTGCCCAGCCGGGCTTGACTCGCTGCAGCGGCGAGGGGGAACCCCGGGGGGCTGCGCTTTCCTCAGGCGGGGGCTCGGGGCGGTTCGTGCGGCCTGGGGGCTGCTCGAGCCGGGGGGGCGAGAGGACACCCGCGGGGGGTGGCGGCAGAGCGCTGGTGGTGAGAGGTGGGAGGCAGCCTGGGAACGATGGGTACAGGGTCTGATTCTGGATAACCCCCGCCAGGTGGGGCTTTAACAGCGAGGCGCTGGGCTCAGTGTCCGCTGATTTGGGGGAATTAGCCCCGGTGCCGTGCTCTCGGCAGCAAAGGGCACGGCGCTGGGGCCGGGGCTGCAGGCGGAGGGCAGGATCGCTGCCCGCCGCTGGGGCCGGGGCTGCAGGCGGAGGGCAGGATCGCTGCCCGCCGCTGAGGCCGTGCCGGCCGTGCGCTCTCTTGCAGACGGTCCGCGTCCAGGGCAACGACATCTCGCACCGGCTGCGGCTGTCGGGCGTGCGGCGGCAGGACGAGGGCGTGTACCAGTGCCGCGTGTCGGACTACAGCGACGACGAGACGCAGGAGCACAAGGCTCAGGCGCTGCTGCGCGTCCTGTCCCGCTTCGCCCCGCCCGACGTGCAGGCGGCCGAGGCGGTGTCGCACATCCAgagcggggcggccccgcgccgccacggccccgccgcccgccccacgccgccgcccggccccgccaagcgcccggcccccgccccgggcgGCACCGCCAGCGCAGCTGCCAGCACCGCCTCCGCCTCGACGGCCGCCGCCGCAGCCTCCTCGGCCTCGCCGCCGCCCGGGCAGGCCGCCATCCTCCGCCAGCAGCACGGGTCAGGTAGGGCGGGGGGCGGGAGGGGACCCCTGTTCCCGCACGGCCGTGAGCCCCGGGACCGCCACTCGCTTGCGGGTCGGTCGCTGTGACCCCTCTGCCGCGGCGGGACTCTCTCTGCGACGCTGGGTAATCGTACCCAAGTTTGTTGGGAAAGTGTAGTTAGGTTGTCCCAAAGGCTGGGATTGGTGCCTTGCCCTGGCCTGGGCAGGAGTGAACACAGGCACCGGGCTGGGGAGATGGGTCTGAGCACAAGGCTGGGACCCGCATCCTTTTGGTAGGTGCAGTGGGAGACCCCAAGTTCAGAACCCCCGTGCAGCTTTTCGGGTGCAGTGTTTAAAACAGTAGGTGCAGCCTCACGTGAGCGAAACGCCGTGGATGTTCTGCAGAGAATTTAGATTTGCAGAGAATTTAGATCAGCAAGTGGCTTACAGGGCTGGTTGTCCCAGGCAgatgcagagcctgtgcagagcaggatgtggattcagaagagaaatgtcaaTTGCTGTGTAATGAGCTCCACATTTGAATTAATGGCAGGATAGGAATTGGAGATACAGTGCTCTATAATATTTTCCAAATGTAAACATCATGCTAATACTGATTGTCTATCAGTTAATACTGTATTAAGTTATTAATGCCACATTACCATATTGCGGCTTGCCAGAGAAGGCAGTTATAAACCTTTATTTATCTAATGACAGGAATGTCTGGGACAAGAACATAGTCTTAAATCTGAATTGCAAAAGTGTTTCAAGCTTCAGAGGTGTAATGCTGCTCTGGCTGGGCTTCAGCTCCCCTCTCAGCCACTGTCACTTAGCTAACGTTGAACAAATGTCCCTGCCAAGTTATCTGTGGAAGAAGGGAAACAATTTTATGCCACTGACTGTGCAGGGAAGGCCCTGAGCTCCCCTCTCTGCTGAGTCTCTTCTGACGCAGATTCATAATCTTCACGCAGGGAAGTTCACACTTCTTCCTGATACTTCTTCACACTTTCTGGGCAAACAGTTGCAGGTTTTGGCTCACAGTAATGGAAATCATTTGTATATGGGTCACTGTGACCTGCTGATGCTTTACAGGTGCTGTTTTATCTGGCTACtaccttttcctgttttctgaataatttaatttcttccttctgtagAAATACATGTTAAAGTTAGATTTTACTCCTTATCATTCCCAAGACGAACCTGGTTGTTCATTGGTGTCTAGTGGAAGATACAGTGATAATTCCTGAGATCTAACTACAGGTGCTTGTGGGCATTTCAAGAAGTTCATTTTGCTTTTACTGAATCCACTGATTCCAAGAAATTAAACCAAGCACTGTAATGCTCACAATCtattggttttttgtttggaaagATCTGCTTTCCTCCCCCGACCCTAgggctgggggtttttttggtgtttcctCTCCACTCTGTGACTGTGGGAATTCTTGCAGTGTTTTCCATGCTGACAGTAGAGGCTGGGTTTAGGACTGGCAGCAGTGTGCACCCTGCCTGCTGAACCCAGAGCTTATGTGCTGCATATGAACTAAAACCAGGACGGTGGAAGTGCAGTGGGCTCGGTTCCACGTCAACAGATGGATGCGAGCATGCGCCGCCAAGACAGTATGTCACATATGCCTCTTAGGGCAAGACCTCCTGCCCAGATCAGCTAAACTGCTGTCTGTCCTGATTTTTTACATGTCTGTGGTTTGGGATATGGCACTTCTGCATCATTTCTAGGCTGCATTAAATTCTGAAAATGAACTGTTAGCACTATGGCCAGCAGTGGAGGTAATGGAATGATTGAAATCGGTGAAAAAGGTAGCAGAATACAGAAAAACATTTAGTGGGGGTCTCCAGATGGAGGCTGATGCTGAGAGCTACAAAACTGGCTAAACCAGAATTTGGTGCTGTGAGCTGCACACTGGTCTCTGTGAACACTGCCACTCCGTGGCAGCTCCAGTGCTGGAGAAAGCCAAGTCAAACCGTTCCTGTTCCTAGTACTGACTCAATGAGGTGTAAACCAGCACCTGCTTTTGTCCCCATAAGAGGGGGGTAATTACTCTGCTTGAATCAAGACGTCCCCGAATAACAGGCTTCTCCCTGGTTTGTTGTAATTTCTGTACCTGTGGTAGTTTGGAACTGCCTGCCATTACTTAGCGATGGAACGTGAACCACAGCATGGCTTAGCAGATTTGCAGCTGAGAAGCTTGACCCTCAAAAATTCCTGATTTGGGTGCCTTCTGGACCAGAGCTGTCTGAGTCTTGTTACCATGAGATGTCTCTGGTTGCTTCTGTGAAGCAGATTGCTGCTGTCCCAATCCCTATCTCCTCGGTGTTTTAGTAAGGCTGTCTGGGCCAAGGGACTTGGTTTGAAGCAGAGAGACAGCTTGGTGTAGAGGCAAGAAGTCTTCCCTAGACATGAATATTGCATAAAGACCTGGATAAAATACTGATACGGCAGTCAACGTGATGAGGACTTGCAGGGATATCATCTGCTTTTGTGAGGAAATGGAAGACTGGGGTCTCCAGTGCTGCCACTTGGGTTGGATAAGCACTAAAGTTTCTTCAAAATGTcttaaaagaaaactacatctcTGACCTTCAGAGTTTCCCATTTGTGTGTTAAAGTGGTGTTCTTTAAAGCTGTGTTAGGTACAGTAATTATTGTTCTCCATAAAGAATGCGGTTGCTTTATaggaaatggggtttttttccccttttgtttACTTCTGGGAACTAGAAGCTCTGTTTCAAGTCCACCCCCTCAAAGCAGTGTTGTAACTGGTTTTCCACACAGTAGGGCCAACAAATCCAACTAAACCTTTGTTCATGTGGTGTTCACTGCAGGACCTAACCTTGTGTTGCTGTATGAGTTATATCTGCATAGCAGCAAAATACATGTGCTCCCTTATCCTATTTTGAGCTCCCTAGCACACACACATAAGTACTTGCACCAGATCTGTGTGTAATAATTGAATAGTCTAATACATTTAAAGTGTTTAACATTCCTAAGTCTTTTCATTGTACGCAGCGATTATTTCCTCTGTATAAAAGCGGAAATTTGGTCGAACAATGGATTTGCCATCAGTGATTAAGAAAACCCTCCTTTAAGACACTGGAGAGCTCTGCCTAAGAGCTGATGGCATGGCACTAGCTACAGTGTCCTGCATGAATTGGCCTCTAATCCTATTTTCCTTGAAATAGAAATCTTCCCAATACTTTCAGTGTAGTAAGAGATGGCCTCTATGTGCTTGGATTCCAATAAACGTGATTATAGATAAAATGCTATGTTGGGATGTGCCTGCAGGGTTTTTGTTGACTTCAGTTGTCCTCCCAGTCATGCATGCACCATGGAAAAGTGTGATTCTTCACATCTTCTAAGTGAACTGAAACATGAATTTATTAGAATAAACATTTCTGTTACTGAGATTATCTAAAGAGCAGAAGACTCTCATCTGACAAACTGGGTATAAATAGAAAATCCATTGTTTCAGACATGTCATCAGAAATGGTATTTGGCTGAAGTTTGTGATCAGCATTATGGTATATAAGGCAACAGAGCCAGTGTAACAGAAAAATTGACTAATATGACACAAATATTAGCTACTTAAACAGAGTTTTATCTGTGATGTTAAAAGAACCGTATAAAAAGTTGGTGCTGTGATCTTGTGAGTCAGAAAGGTTACTGCTTGTCTGGCAGCAAGGTAAACTGAAGTGCAAACccagaaaatgggatttgggctgTGAGGAGACAAAGATCTGCTGGCAAGACTATTTTTAATACTGTCAGAGAAGCAGTCATCCATGTGGTTCTAAATGAAATAATATTGACCTTTTAGTTTAAATGCTTGTACATAAATGAAATCTTACgctgtaggaaaaaaattgggGTGAGCAAGTGAAAGTGTGCAGAGTTGTTTCTGTTTGGAAGTGCTCCTGGGTTTTACTGGGTAGAGTACGGGGGATGTAGGAGCATCCCTGAGTGAAACACACAGTATCTCTGTCTCAGGAAATTTGTAGTCCAAGTGGATGAGACAGATAAATGACACAAGAACAATAACTGACTTTGTTGAGTCGTGTGACAGCTGTGAAATTAAATATGAAAACCTAATTTCAGATCTTCTAAATTTAAGTCCAGTGCCTTAGTTGTGAGACTAACTTTGTCATCTGATGGTGAAGTAATAAACTAGGATCTTCATACTGACCTCTTGGGAGGGAAATTGACTGTATTATATCCTACCAAATGGTCTCCAAAATGAGTGCCTGTGTATTGGCTTGGGGGCAATTTTTAGTTTAACTTCTGAGCAGAATGCAGATCAGACATTGCAGCTTCCAAATTCCCTTTTATTTGTTTGATCTCTAGCCTCAAAGCCCAGAAGTGaaagctttaaataaaataaacaaagatGGGAGTGTGAAACAAGAAGCTGTGATTCATTATGCTTAGAGTGCTCTAGGAGGGACACAGGCTCATGTGTTATGCAGAGATGAAGTAGTCATAGCAAGGAAGAACATAAGTCTTCACTTCATGCCTGTCCCTCCCGTCCTCAAAGCCTTTTATGTGTGAGGCAGAGGGAGCTCTGCTCCTGGGCTACCTGGCCCAAGATAAAGCAGCAGGTCCCAGTCCTGCAGCCTCTGTGCCCGTGCAGCTCCCGGTGGTGCTCAGAAGAGCAGGGCATGCACAGCCAGCCCACCTTGAGGCAGGAGACCAGGTGGAGACTTAGGTCTCTGCTGTGCCCTGTGAAGCAAGAGGTCTGTCTTTGCAGCTTAGAGACAGGCAAGGAAGGAGCACAATGTTTCATTGAGTGTGCTGAGCTGGTTAGGGGAACTCTGTTTGGAGGGGCTGTGGTTGGGTTTGGACTAACTTTGGGTAAGGGCTCTCCTGGCTTGGTCAGAGCTTGAATGACTCTTCTAGTTTGAGAAACAGCCTGTGGAGCTCGTTTAGGTTTGATAGATGAATGTTACATGAAGTAGCAAGAAAGGAAAGTCTATGAGGCTGCTTAGCCCAggctccctgcctttcccactcGGTGATGTGTGGGTCTACTCCACTCCCCCTGTGCTTTTTATGAGACTATGTATGAGCTCCACTCTGTTGTTACTTGTAGTTAAATGCAACCTGGGTCACGTCACATTTTCCTTTACATTAAATAAAGTAGCAAGACAGAGGCCATAACTGAATTATCAGGCTGACCTCCTAAATGTCACTGGATAATAAACATGCAAAAAGAATTCTCATTAAATACACATCACTAGCACTTTAATATCTAGGCAAATTAGACTGCTTTGGGGACAAGTGAGGTCAAATATCTTCTTTTGTGTCTGTGTAATATGGATTAATTCTCGAACTGGACAAAAGCACTAACTGCTGTACTGTGTCACCTCATTATCTAGGGCAGAAACAAGCTGTGCCTGGGTGTTTTTGTACTGTGGAAATGCAATTTATTTGAGTAACCTTCTTTCAGTGGTTCTTGCTTGTTCCCCAGAGGACAGACAAAACTGTACTAACCTATTCTACTCCAGCCTGTGCAATGCCCTTGAAGAAATCTGAATATTATTTGAATTTCTTTGATATCTTGAAGTTATAGATGAAAAAAGTTTCTAAAAATATTACTAAACGCAATGAAGGGGGTATTCTAGGTCTTTTTAATGAATGTGGAAGCTGTACCTAACACTGGTCTAGATTTCTATATAAGATTGATTCATTAGTGACTGAAAATTAGAAATTTATAATAAGAAAGGCTCAGTGCACCCACATGTATTTTTGCCTGAGCAAACCGCATTTTGGGCAGGAATATACATCTACTGCTAGTTCTTTATACACAGTTTCAATAGATACTTTGCAACGTGTAGTCTTAGTTTGCAGAATCAGCTAACTTTGTATCTTTTATGAGGCAGTAATTGTTACTCACTCCCCACCTCTGCTATACTGATGCAGCTTTACTGACGTATAAACTAATGCCTGAACTGTTGTGGATTTATATAGGTCCCTAATAGTTTAAAACTTAGCAGTCGTGGCACAAAGAAATGCCCAGACAGCCTTACTGGTACTGGTTTTGAGAAGGCTTTTAGTAGCATGGGCTGTAGGTGGAAAGCACACGTCAAATAGCCTCTGCCAGGAAATGAATCTTACAGTAGTCCTGTGTA
This region of Aphelocoma coerulescens isolate FSJ_1873_10779 chromosome 11, UR_Acoe_1.0, whole genome shotgun sequence genomic DNA includes:
- the VSTM2B gene encoding V-set and transmembrane domain-containing protein 2B isoform X1; amino-acid sequence: MESLGLFCTLCYLMFNAPLLFSVTATFTEVPKDVTVREGDDIEMPCAFRASGSTSYSLEIQWWYLKEPARELAHELAISVPGSRSKVANKDATKISTVRVQGNDISHRLRLSGVRRQDEGVYQCRVSDYSDDETQEHKAQALLRVLSRFAPPDVQAAEAVSHIQSGAAPRRHGPAARPTPPPGPAKRPAPAPGGTASAAASTASASTAAAAASSASPPPGQAAILRQQHGSGTGPIYATDPLLYMSLLILHKLVHLLVNH
- the VSTM2B gene encoding V-set and transmembrane domain-containing protein 2B isoform X2 produces the protein MPCAFRASGSTSYSLEIQWWYLKEPARELAHELAISVPGSRSKVANKDATKISTVRVQGNDISHRLRLSGVRRQDEGVYQCRVSDYSDDETQEHKAQALLRVLSRFAPPDVQAAEAVSHIQSGAAPRRHGPAARPTPPPGPAKRPAPAPGGTASAAASTASASTAAAAASSASPPPGQAAILRQQHGSGTGPIYATDPLLYMSLLILHKLVHLLVNH